The following proteins are co-located in the Streptomyces sp. DT2A-34 genome:
- a CDS encoding histidine kinase produces the protein MQRWQAVRRRTGPLLRALGSERPFARRGDLVLLLVLLAPSAFNTEGLAATTASWAAACLTITAAVVVRRTAPLLSLLLAALLALFYPWFGASLWPAIAAAVLSFLAGRRLTRLWPAHLVFLCVAVAGLLLVSALADTKDWLSLLMTEFASSVLPWWAGNWWSQRTALAHAGWEHAEQLEWKQRYIAEQARLKERARIAQDIHDSLGHELSVMALLAGGLELAPGLSEQHRDSVGQLRQRCTMATERLHEVIGLLREDPTPSLTPPHESIAQLVRRFEQSATPVDFHEEGTPPRADKPPLLSDLAAYRVVQESLTNAAKHAPGAAITVRVTHGTRETVVSVVNERPENGGSAPATGSGSGLIGLDERVRLAGGTLRTGPRAGGFEVYARLPHAASAPSRAAAGPGLDATRPQFGATDGAVSGTGDREAEPGRAVPAPPAPRWSASRAALLRTRARLRRDARRAALIPALLGAAIVALLVGLYVFTSATTSISPDDYARIRVGETRAELESALPSRRIRKPPPVVTEPLVPQGATCEYYRAGASPLHFTDTMYRLCFQDDVLVAKDTL, from the coding sequence ATGCAGCGATGGCAGGCCGTGCGCCGACGAACCGGACCATTACTACGGGCCCTTGGCTCCGAGCGGCCCTTCGCCAGGCGTGGCGATCTGGTGCTGCTCCTCGTGCTCCTCGCGCCCTCCGCGTTCAACACGGAAGGGCTCGCGGCCACGACGGCCAGCTGGGCGGCCGCCTGTCTGACCATCACGGCCGCGGTCGTGGTGCGACGCACGGCGCCGTTGCTGTCCCTGCTGCTCGCCGCGCTCCTCGCCCTCTTCTACCCCTGGTTCGGCGCGAGCCTGTGGCCGGCGATCGCGGCCGCGGTGCTGAGCTTCCTGGCGGGCCGCAGACTGACCCGGCTCTGGCCCGCGCACCTGGTGTTCCTCTGTGTCGCGGTGGCCGGACTCCTCCTGGTCAGTGCCCTGGCCGACACCAAGGACTGGCTGAGCCTGCTGATGACCGAGTTCGCCTCCAGCGTCCTGCCGTGGTGGGCGGGCAACTGGTGGAGTCAGCGCACCGCGCTGGCGCACGCCGGCTGGGAGCACGCCGAGCAACTGGAGTGGAAGCAGCGCTATATCGCCGAGCAGGCCAGGCTCAAGGAGCGGGCCAGGATCGCGCAGGACATCCACGACTCCCTGGGGCACGAGCTGAGCGTGATGGCCCTGCTCGCCGGCGGTCTCGAACTGGCCCCCGGGCTCTCCGAGCAACACCGCGATTCCGTGGGCCAGTTGCGGCAGCGGTGCACCATGGCCACCGAGCGCCTGCACGAGGTGATCGGGCTGCTGCGGGAGGACCCCACGCCGTCGCTGACTCCCCCCCACGAGTCGATCGCCCAACTCGTGCGCCGCTTCGAGCAGTCCGCCACGCCGGTGGACTTCCATGAGGAGGGCACGCCCCCGAGGGCGGACAAGCCGCCTCTGCTGTCCGACCTCGCGGCGTACCGGGTGGTGCAGGAGTCCCTGACGAACGCGGCCAAGCACGCGCCGGGTGCCGCGATCACCGTGCGGGTGACCCACGGGACGCGTGAGACCGTGGTGTCGGTCGTCAACGAGCGGCCGGAGAACGGCGGGAGCGCGCCCGCGACGGGCAGCGGATCCGGACTGATCGGTCTTGACGAGCGCGTCCGCCTCGCGGGCGGCACCCTGCGGACGGGCCCGCGGGCGGGCGGCTTCGAGGTGTACGCACGGCTGCCGCACGCCGCGTCGGCGCCGTCACGGGCGGCCGCGGGGCCCGGCCTCGACGCCACCCGGCCGCAGTTCGGCGCCACCGACGGCGCCGTCTCCGGTACGGGCGACAGGGAAGCGGAGCCCGGCCGTGCCGTCCCCGCCCCTCCCGCGCCGAGGTGGAGCGCGTCGAGGGCCGCGCTGCTGCGGACCAGGGCCCGGCTGCGGCGCGACGCCCGACGGGCCGCGCTGATCCCGGCGCTGCTCGGTGCGGCCATCGTGGCGCTCCTCGTGGGCCTTTACGTCTTCACCTCGGCGACCACCTCCATCTCCCCCGACGACTACGCGCGCATACGGGTCGGTGAGACGCGCGCGGAGCTGGAGTCGGCGCTCCCGTCGCGGCGGATCAGGAAGCCGCCACCGGTCGTCACGGAGCCTCTTGTGCCGCAGGGCGCCACGTGCGAGTACTACCGGGCCGGCGCGAGTCCTCTCCACTTCACCGACACGATGTACCGGCTGTGCTTCCAGGATGATGTTCTGGTGGCCAAGGACACGCTCTGA
- a CDS encoding ABC transporter ATP-binding protein, whose amino-acid sequence MITLDRLTKRYGDKTAVSDLSFEINPGKVTGFLGPNGAGKSTTMRMIVGLDAPTSGRALVGGKRYEELRHPLREVGALLDARAGHPGRSAYHHLLGLARSNGIPASRVGEVLETVGLTEVAKKRIGSFSLGMGQRLGIAGALLGDPKVLLFDEPVNGLDPDGVRWVRELMRSLAAEGRTVFVSSHLMSEMQETADHLLVIGRGKIIADAPIEEVIAGSSLTAVRVRTPQPDVLRRELLQFGMRVEQDATSEPEELLVVGGTLEEIGDLAFNHRVPIHELSMRKASLEQAYMELTAASVEYGSPTLSQATHAPDHQKA is encoded by the coding sequence ATGATCACTTTGGACCGACTGACCAAGCGGTACGGCGACAAGACGGCCGTCTCGGACCTCTCGTTCGAGATCAACCCGGGGAAGGTCACGGGCTTCCTCGGCCCGAACGGCGCGGGCAAGTCGACCACCATGCGGATGATCGTCGGTCTTGACGCGCCGACGTCGGGACGGGCGCTGGTCGGAGGCAAGCGGTACGAGGAACTACGGCACCCCCTGCGCGAGGTGGGCGCACTGCTCGACGCCCGCGCCGGGCATCCCGGCCGCTCGGCCTACCACCACCTGCTCGGCCTGGCCCGCAGCAACGGAATCCCGGCGTCCAGGGTCGGCGAGGTGCTGGAGACCGTCGGCCTGACCGAGGTGGCGAAGAAGCGCATCGGCTCCTTCTCCCTCGGCATGGGCCAGCGGCTCGGTATCGCCGGGGCGCTCCTCGGCGATCCCAAGGTGCTGCTCTTCGACGAGCCGGTCAACGGCCTCGACCCGGACGGAGTGCGCTGGGTGCGGGAGTTGATGCGGTCCCTGGCCGCGGAGGGCCGGACGGTCTTCGTGTCCAGCCACCTGATGAGCGAGATGCAGGAGACCGCCGACCATCTGCTGGTCATCGGCCGAGGAAAGATCATCGCCGATGCCCCCATCGAGGAGGTCATCGCGGGCAGCTCACTCACCGCCGTCCGGGTCCGGACTCCGCAGCCCGACGTGCTCAGGCGGGAACTGCTGCAGTTCGGGATGAGGGTGGAACAGGACGCGACCTCCGAACCCGAGGAACTCCTCGTCGTCGGCGGCACGCTGGAGGAGATCGGCGACCTGGCCTTCAACCATCGTGTCCCCATCCATGAGCTGAGCATGCGCAAGGCCAGCCTGGAACAGGCGTACATGGAACTCACCGCCGCCAGCGTGGAGTACGGCTCGCCCACGCTCTCCCAGGCCACCCATGCTCCTGATCACCAGAAGGCGTAA
- a CDS encoding ABC transporter permease subunit, giving the protein MTTTTTAPKLVGPVKGGGFKGAVAFEWTKFWSVRATWWNLAVGLLLTVGFAAIVGASADASAKKGVDVTMPAPHHASQAFLISQLTVVVLATLALTSEYSSGSIRTTLQSVPARGRMLRSKTLVVMAVVVAAGFVFSVLGTLVAAPLMGDHGEYTGGQLLGTALGAGVYLALLAVMAIGLGTVLRSAAGTITTLIMVLLALPQLMGVVGAKWLETASDYMPSVAGTVLLTQDNDPYGGGTALLVLLLWALAAYLAGSAVLRRRDA; this is encoded by the coding sequence ATGACGACAACAACAACCGCTCCCAAGCTCGTAGGCCCCGTCAAGGGTGGTGGATTCAAGGGCGCCGTGGCGTTCGAGTGGACGAAGTTCTGGAGCGTCCGCGCCACCTGGTGGAACCTCGCCGTCGGTCTGCTGCTCACCGTGGGCTTCGCCGCGATCGTCGGCGCTTCGGCCGACGCCAGCGCGAAGAAGGGCGTCGACGTCACCATGCCGGCCCCGCACCACGCGTCGCAGGCCTTCCTCATCTCCCAGTTGACCGTGGTGGTGCTCGCCACCCTCGCGCTCACCAGCGAGTACTCCAGCGGTTCCATCCGCACCACGCTGCAGAGCGTGCCCGCCCGCGGCCGGATGCTCCGGTCCAAGACGCTGGTCGTCATGGCGGTCGTGGTCGCCGCGGGCTTCGTCTTCAGCGTGCTGGGGACCCTGGTCGCCGCCCCCTTGATGGGGGACCACGGCGAGTACACGGGCGGCCAGTTGCTGGGGACCGCGCTCGGTGCCGGGGTGTACCTCGCCCTCCTCGCGGTGATGGCCATCGGTCTCGGCACCGTCCTGCGCAGCGCCGCCGGCACCATCACGACCCTCATCATGGTGCTGCTCGCGCTGCCCCAGCTGATGGGCGTCGTCGGCGCCAAGTGGCTGGAGACCGCGTCCGACTACATGCCGAGCGTCGCCGGCACCGTACTGCTGACCCAGGACAACGACCCCTACGGCGGCGGAACCGCGTTGCTGGTCCTCCTGCTGTGGGCGCTCGCCGCGTACCTGGCCGGATCCGCGGTCCTGCGCCGACGCGACGCCTAG
- a CDS encoding phospholipase, translating into MRRRTTTTLTVAAGCALALGVAAAPAYAAPADKPQVLSSFTQTSASSQNAWIAAQRNQAAWSAYEFDWSTDYCTASPDNPFGFPFQTACARHDFGYRNYKAAGQFDANKSRVDSAFYEDMKRVCVDYTGEKNTACNSTAWTYYQAVKLFG; encoded by the coding sequence ATGCGTCGTCGTACGACCACGACCCTCACGGTCGCCGCCGGATGCGCGCTCGCGCTCGGCGTGGCGGCCGCTCCCGCGTATGCGGCCCCCGCCGACAAGCCGCAGGTGCTCTCCTCCTTCACCCAGACCAGCGCGTCGAGCCAGAACGCGTGGATCGCGGCCCAGCGGAACCAGGCCGCCTGGTCCGCCTACGAGTTCGACTGGTCGACCGACTACTGCACCGCGTCGCCCGACAACCCGTTCGGCTTCCCGTTCCAGACGGCCTGTGCGCGGCATGACTTCGGTTACCGCAACTACAAGGCGGCGGGCCAGTTCGACGCCAACAAGAGCCGCGTCGACAGCGCCTTCTACGAGGACATGAAGCGCGTCTGCGTCGACTACACCGGCGAGAAGAACACGGCCTGCAACAGCACGGCCTGGACCTACTACCAGGCCGTCAAGCTGTTCGGCTGA
- a CDS encoding prephenate dehydrogenase: protein MRSAVIVGAGLIGRSVGLALRRHGVTTYLIDADPEAALAGEECGAGFAAHPPQQADIAVIAVPPALVAPVLAEHQKLGTARCYTDVSGVKVRLHQEARAHGCDLTSLVSGAPVVGGGAGRSQARADLFDGRPWALTPTEFTGNLALNTALELVALCGAVSVLLDPETHDRAVALVSHTPHLVSSLVAARLLGGDESAVRLAGQDLRDVTRTADGNPERWAEILMANAGPVADQLDDWAAEAQAMARELRDVARSGDAARPVRLRETLRFGVAGRARIRELDAPRP, encoded by the coding sequence ATGCGCAGCGCAGTCATAGTGGGCGCCGGACTGATCGGTCGCTCCGTGGGGCTCGCACTGCGGCGACACGGCGTGACCACCTATCTGATCGACGCGGACCCCGAGGCGGCGCTGGCCGGCGAGGAGTGCGGCGCGGGCTTCGCCGCGCACCCACCGCAGCAGGCCGACATCGCGGTGATCGCGGTACCGCCCGCGCTCGTCGCTCCGGTGCTCGCCGAGCACCAGAAGCTCGGCACCGCCCGCTGCTACACGGATGTCTCCGGCGTCAAGGTCCGGCTGCACCAGGAGGCCCGGGCGCACGGCTGCGATCTGACCTCTCTGGTCAGCGGGGCACCCGTGGTCGGCGGGGGAGCGGGCCGGTCGCAGGCGCGGGCCGATCTCTTCGACGGCAGGCCCTGGGCCCTCACCCCGACCGAGTTCACCGGGAATCTCGCCCTGAACACCGCACTGGAACTGGTCGCCCTGTGCGGGGCGGTCTCGGTGCTGCTGGACCCCGAGACCCACGACCGCGCGGTCGCCCTCGTCTCGCACACGCCGCACCTCGTCTCCAGCCTCGTCGCCGCCCGGCTGCTCGGCGGCGACGAGTCGGCCGTGCGGCTGGCCGGCCAGGACCTGCGCGACGTCACCAGGACCGCGGACGGCAACCCCGAGCGGTGGGCCGAGATCCTCATGGCCAACGCCGGCCCGGTCGCCGACCAACTGGACGACTGGGCGGCCGAAGCGCAGGCCATGGCACGGGAGTTGCGCGACGTCGCCCGATCCGGGGACGCGGCCCGCCCGGTCCGGCTGCGGGAGACCCTGCGCTTCGGCGTGGCAGGGCGGGCCCGCATCCGGGAGCTGGACGCGCCCCGGCCCTGA
- a CDS encoding lipase has product MRRRAALVVAAMLAVAPAAASGPGVAAPAPEEAAWTAPALPAPTGARPVGLRTTELRDTSRRDPWNPARVRELTVSLWYPARASKAPRARYVTVRESEMILRRHRVEGVPADLLSRIRVHARVAAPPVAAPGRGLPLVLLSPGFALPRSSLTGLAEELASRGYAVAAVDHAYEAAAIRHPDGRVTGCLACERRPEGAVVAATRAADLSFVRQRLIRSARAGGLPRLDPSRVALVGHSMGGAAAFEALRTDPGFALGVNMDGTVHTSGTTTVERPFVLLGAGEHGRPGSDRTWDRAWQDLSGWRRWFSVDGAGHLSFTDYAPLLERIGRAGPDVTLPSGDGSRITRELIVALLDERLPHRFGPRLDAVAQHLPEVRRHDSPAAPATG; this is encoded by the coding sequence GTGCGTCGACGTGCCGCCCTCGTGGTGGCCGCGATGCTGGCGGTCGCGCCCGCCGCCGCGAGCGGTCCGGGCGTGGCCGCACCGGCACCCGAAGAGGCCGCCTGGACCGCGCCCGCCCTGCCCGCGCCGACCGGTGCCCGGCCGGTCGGCCTGCGGACGACGGAGCTGCGCGACACCTCCCGGCGCGACCCCTGGAACCCCGCGCGCGTCCGGGAGTTGACGGTCTCGCTCTGGTATCCGGCCCGGGCCTCCAAGGCGCCGCGCGCCCGCTACGTCACGGTGCGGGAATCGGAGATGATCCTGCGCCGGCACCGGGTCGAGGGCGTACCCGCCGACCTGCTCAGCCGCATCCGCGTCCACGCGCGGGTGGCCGCGCCGCCGGTGGCCGCGCCCGGACGCGGCCTGCCTCTGGTGCTGCTGTCGCCCGGTTTCGCGCTGCCCCGGTCGTCGCTGACGGGGCTCGCCGAGGAACTGGCGAGCAGGGGGTACGCGGTGGCCGCGGTCGACCACGCCTACGAGGCCGCGGCCATCCGCCATCCCGACGGCCGCGTGACGGGCTGCCTGGCCTGCGAGCGGCGACCGGAGGGAGCGGTGGTCGCCGCGACCCGCGCGGCTGATCTGTCGTTCGTACGGCAGCGGTTGATCCGTTCGGCCCGGGCCGGCGGGCTGCCGCGGCTGGACCCGTCGAGGGTCGCGCTGGTGGGCCACTCCATGGGCGGGGCCGCCGCGTTCGAGGCGCTGCGCACCGATCCCGGGTTCGCGCTCGGGGTGAACATGGACGGCACGGTCCACACATCCGGCACCACCACGGTCGAGAGGCCGTTCGTGCTGCTGGGCGCGGGCGAGCACGGCCGGCCCGGCAGCGACCGGACCTGGGACCGGGCCTGGCAGGACCTCTCCGGCTGGCGCCGCTGGTTCTCGGTGGACGGCGCGGGCCATCTGTCCTTCACCGACTACGCGCCCCTGCTGGAACGGATCGGGCGGGCCGGCCCGGATGTCACGCTGCCCTCCGGGGACGGCAGCCGGATCACCCGGGAGCTGATCGTGGCCCTTCTCGACGAACGGCTCCCGCACCGCTTCGGTCCTCGCCTCGACGCGGTGGCGCAGCACCTACCGGAGGTCCGCCGCCACGACAGCCCGGCGGCCCCGGCCACCGGTTGA
- a CDS encoding MbtH family protein, with product MTNPFEDADGRYLVLVNDEGQHSLWPSFVDVPAGWTVAFGESDREACLEYVEKNWTDMRPRSLVEAMSVDS from the coding sequence GTGACCAATCCGTTCGAAGACGCAGACGGCCGCTATCTCGTGCTTGTCAATGATGAGGGCCAGCATTCGCTGTGGCCGTCCTTCGTGGACGTGCCGGCCGGGTGGACGGTCGCCTTCGGCGAGTCCGACAGGGAGGCCTGCCTGGAGTACGTGGAGAAGAACTGGACCGACATGCGGCCCAGGAGCCTCGTCGAGGCGATGAGCGTCGACAGCTGA
- a CDS encoding BTAD domain-containing putative transcriptional regulator has product MNVHLIGPIPQGVGKLNTKEDIESGLEFRILGPLEVQMNGQGLTVGGPRQRAVLSALLLSVNQVVSFDSLIEKVWNGRPPSTARTQVAICIATLRKIFRSAGWGQDTIITATPGYMLNLAGHSLDSLRFEQLVARATEWTADNRPAEAAAALREALALWRGPALGGVYAPFAETEAARLDEQRMLAVEQQMALRLQLGEHQAVLGELQALVGACPLRDRLRYYLMLAQYRSGRRAEALTTFRNGMRYSIEEIGLELGAELQSLHDSILRDEFPQIDVPGIAAPQRDRPQPVPCQLPESDAYFTGRSREQWLMDDALLNSSPQNPSPIAYITGSPGIGKTSLAVNWAHRAAHRFPDGQLFADLRQGRTLDVLHQFLRQLGAEGPLPTDVSEAAERYRALLEGKRVLVVLDHASSYARLRHLLPGSGECCVLITGQANLDELLQKYCALRLRVGPLSDEESREVLTSVLRDSRAEDNPRATRQLSALCGHTPLALRAAAARLLTKQHWQVSDLVRRLERSADRLAELSIGEDSLRARLDRSMRELDPSAAGAYRELSRLDDADFEAAEAAKVLGADLLDAEDLIETLVDAQLLEVVGRSPWGEMRYRWQELVRLHAFHSLRAAAGLADCVG; this is encoded by the coding sequence ATGAATGTTCACCTCATAGGTCCGATACCCCAGGGAGTCGGCAAGCTCAATACGAAAGAAGACATCGAATCCGGCCTGGAATTCCGAATACTCGGGCCGCTCGAAGTGCAGATGAATGGCCAAGGTCTCACGGTCGGCGGGCCTCGGCAGCGGGCGGTTCTCTCCGCATTACTGCTCTCCGTGAATCAGGTCGTGTCTTTCGATTCACTGATAGAAAAGGTCTGGAACGGCCGCCCGCCGAGCACGGCCCGCACCCAGGTGGCGATCTGCATCGCCACCCTGCGCAAGATCTTCCGCAGCGCGGGCTGGGGACAGGACACGATCATCACGGCCACCCCCGGATACATGCTCAACCTCGCCGGCCACTCGCTCGACTCCCTGCGCTTCGAGCAACTGGTCGCCCGGGCCACGGAGTGGACGGCGGACAACCGCCCGGCGGAGGCGGCGGCAGCCCTGCGGGAGGCGCTGGCACTGTGGCGCGGCCCGGCTCTCGGCGGCGTGTACGCGCCCTTCGCCGAGACCGAGGCGGCCCGTCTCGACGAACAGCGGATGCTGGCCGTGGAGCAGCAGATGGCGCTGCGTCTCCAACTCGGCGAGCACCAGGCCGTGCTCGGTGAGCTCCAGGCGCTGGTCGGCGCCTGCCCGCTGCGCGACCGGCTGCGCTACTACCTGATGCTCGCCCAGTACCGTTCGGGCCGGCGCGCGGAGGCGCTCACGACATTCCGCAACGGAATGCGGTACTCCATTGAGGAGATCGGCCTCGAACTGGGCGCCGAGCTGCAGTCGCTCCACGACTCGATCCTGCGGGACGAATTCCCCCAGATCGACGTTCCCGGCATTGCCGCGCCACAAAGAGACAGACCCCAGCCGGTACCGTGCCAGCTCCCGGAAAGCGACGCGTACTTCACCGGACGTAGTCGTGAGCAGTGGCTTATGGATGACGCGCTGCTCAACAGTTCTCCGCAGAATCCGTCCCCCATCGCGTACATCACGGGAAGCCCGGGAATCGGAAAGACGAGCCTCGCCGTCAACTGGGCGCACCGGGCGGCGCACAGGTTTCCCGACGGGCAGCTGTTCGCCGACCTCCGGCAGGGCCGGACCCTGGACGTGCTCCACCAGTTCCTTCGCCAGCTGGGAGCCGAGGGGCCGCTGCCCACGGACGTCTCGGAGGCCGCCGAGCGCTATCGCGCGCTGCTGGAGGGCAAGCGGGTCCTGGTGGTCCTCGACCACGCGTCGTCGTACGCCAGGCTGCGTCATCTGCTGCCCGGGAGCGGTGAGTGCTGCGTACTCATCACCGGACAGGCCAACCTGGACGAACTCCTGCAGAAGTACTGCGCCCTTCGGCTGCGCGTCGGCCCGCTGTCCGACGAGGAGTCGCGGGAGGTGCTGACCAGCGTGCTGCGGGACTCCAGGGCCGAGGACAACCCCCGGGCCACCCGGCAGCTCAGCGCGCTGTGCGGCCACACGCCCCTGGCGCTGCGTGCCGCGGCGGCCAGGCTGCTCACCAAGCAGCACTGGCAGGTGTCCGATCTGGTACGCCGCCTGGAACGCTCCGCCGACCGGCTGGCGGAACTCAGCATCGGTGAGGACTCGCTGCGCGCCCGACTCGACCGCAGCATGCGGGAGTTGGACCCGAGCGCGGCCGGCGCCTACCGCGAGTTGAGCCGTCTCGACGACGCCGACTTCGAGGCGGCGGAGGCGGCGAAGGTGCTCGGCGCGGATCTGCTGGACGCCGAGGACCTCATCGAGACCCTGGTGGACGCGCAGCTCCTGGAAGTGGTGGGCCGCAGCCCCTGGGGCGAGATGCGCTACCGATGGCAGGAGTTGGTGCGACTGCACGCGTTCCACTCCCTGCGTGCCGCCGCGGGCCTGGCGGACTGCGTCGGCTGA
- a CDS encoding HAD-IC family P-type ATPase, with amino-acid sequence MKKQLDEPGGPADAVARGVGDAPPPGTLVDGHAGLTSAQVAERVAAGRVNDVPARSSRSIGEIVRSNLFTRINAIIGVLFVIIMIVGPVQDGLFGGVILANTLIGIIQEVRAKRTLDQLAIVGESRPRVWRDGQRVTLSASEIVMDDVIDLGQGDKIVVDGTVTAAENLEVDESLLTGEADPVVKRPGDAVMSGSFVVAGSGAFTATRVGREAYASQLAEEARRFSLVNSELRNGIDRILKFVTYAIIPAGISLIITQFMVNDDDLPEAIRRMVGGLVPMVPEGLVLLTSLAFAVGVVRLGKKQCLVQELPAIEGLARVDTVCLDKTGTLTEASMDVDEVLPLLPSVPVAEVLGALGAADERPNSSLQAIIEAYPAPEGWRRTATAPFSSARRWSGAAFTQPSGEESTWLLGAPDTMLPAGHSVLTAADSYGARGLRVLLLARCSRPLDELLDDAATVSDAVTPAALVVIKQRIRQEAPATLRYFADQGVSAKVISGDNAVSVGAVASSLSLPGADNPVDARFLPEHPEELADAVEQNAVFGRVGPQQKRDMVGALQSRGHTVAMTGDGVNDVLALKDADIGVGMGSGSPATRAVAQIVLLNNNFASLPSVVAEGRRVIGNIERVANLFLTKTVYSVLMAIVIVIAQVPYPFLPRHITLVGSLTIGIPAFFLALAPNSERARSNFVGRVLRFAIPAGALAATATSVAYLFARSVYDDNLDAETSAATLALFLTALWALAIIARPYTWWRILLVLTMAVSFAVVLVVPYLQEFFQLKLVGVAAPWTAVACAAVAGLVLEFVWARMRRRLADD; translated from the coding sequence ATGAAGAAGCAGTTGGACGAGCCCGGCGGCCCCGCCGACGCCGTGGCCCGGGGCGTCGGCGACGCCCCGCCACCCGGAACACTCGTCGACGGGCACGCCGGGCTGACGTCGGCTCAGGTCGCCGAGCGCGTCGCCGCCGGCCGTGTCAACGACGTGCCGGCCCGGTCGAGCCGCAGCATCGGCGAGATCGTCCGGAGCAACCTGTTCACCCGCATCAACGCGATCATCGGCGTGCTGTTCGTCATCATCATGATCGTCGGCCCTGTGCAGGACGGGCTGTTCGGCGGCGTCATCCTCGCCAACACGCTGATCGGCATCATCCAGGAGGTGCGCGCCAAGCGGACCCTCGACCAGCTCGCGATCGTCGGCGAGAGCCGTCCGCGCGTCTGGCGCGACGGGCAGCGCGTCACCCTCAGCGCCTCCGAGATCGTCATGGACGACGTCATCGACCTGGGCCAGGGCGACAAGATCGTGGTGGACGGCACGGTCACCGCGGCCGAGAACCTGGAGGTCGACGAGTCGCTGCTCACGGGCGAGGCGGATCCGGTCGTCAAGCGTCCCGGCGACGCGGTGATGTCCGGCAGCTTCGTGGTGGCCGGGTCCGGCGCCTTCACCGCCACCCGGGTGGGACGGGAGGCGTACGCCTCCCAACTCGCCGAGGAGGCCCGGCGCTTCAGCCTCGTCAACTCCGAGCTGCGCAACGGCATCGACCGGATCCTGAAGTTCGTCACCTACGCGATCATCCCGGCGGGCATCTCGCTGATCATCACGCAGTTCATGGTGAACGACGACGATCTGCCCGAGGCGATCCGCCGCATGGTGGGCGGTCTCGTACCCATGGTCCCCGAGGGTCTCGTCCTGCTGACCTCGCTGGCCTTCGCGGTCGGGGTGGTCCGGCTCGGCAAGAAGCAGTGCCTGGTCCAGGAGCTGCCCGCCATCGAGGGCCTGGCCCGGGTGGACACCGTGTGCCTGGACAAGACGGGAACGCTCACCGAGGCGTCGATGGACGTCGACGAGGTCCTTCCGCTGCTGCCGTCCGTGCCCGTCGCGGAGGTGCTCGGTGCCCTCGGCGCCGCCGACGAGCGCCCCAACTCCAGCCTGCAGGCGATCATCGAGGCCTACCCCGCTCCCGAGGGCTGGCGGCGCACCGCGACCGCGCCGTTCTCCTCGGCCCGGCGGTGGAGCGGCGCCGCGTTCACCCAGCCGTCCGGTGAGGAGTCAACCTGGCTGCTCGGCGCGCCCGACACGATGCTGCCGGCCGGGCACTCCGTGCTCACCGCCGCGGACTCCTACGGCGCGCGGGGTCTGCGCGTCCTGCTCCTGGCGCGCTGCTCACGGCCGCTGGACGAGCTCCTGGACGACGCGGCGACCGTGTCCGACGCGGTCACGCCGGCCGCGCTCGTCGTCATCAAGCAGCGCATCCGGCAGGAGGCGCCCGCCACCCTGCGGTACTTCGCCGACCAGGGCGTCTCGGCCAAGGTGATCTCGGGCGACAACGCGGTGTCCGTCGGCGCCGTCGCGTCGAGCCTGTCCCTGCCCGGCGCGGACAACCCGGTGGACGCCCGGTTCCTCCCGGAGCACCCGGAGGAACTGGCCGACGCCGTCGAGCAGAACGCCGTCTTCGGGCGGGTCGGCCCCCAGCAGAAGCGGGACATGGTGGGCGCCCTGCAGTCCCGGGGCCACACCGTGGCGATGACCGGCGACGGCGTCAACGACGTCCTCGCGCTCAAGGACGCCGACATCGGCGTGGGAATGGGCTCGGGCAGCCCGGCGACCCGGGCGGTGGCCCAGATCGTGCTGCTCAACAACAACTTCGCCTCGCTGCCCTCGGTGGTCGCGGAGGGCCGCCGGGTCATCGGCAACATCGAGCGTGTGGCCAACCTGTTCCTCACCAAGACCGTGTACTCGGTGCTGATGGCCATCGTCATCGTGATCGCCCAGGTGCCGTACCCCTTCCTGCCGCGTCACATCACGCTGGTCGGCTCCCTCACCATCGGCATCCCCGCGTTCTTCCTCGCGCTGGCCCCCAACTCGGAGCGCGCCAGGTCGAACTTCGTGGGCCGCGTCCTGCGGTTCGCCATTCCCGCCGGCGCGCTCGCGGCGACGGCCACCTCGGTCGCCTATCTGTTCGCCCGGTCCGTGTACGACGACAACCTGGACGCCGAGACCTCGGCGGCGACCCTCGCGCTGTTCCTCACGGCCCTGTGGGCGCTGGCCATCATCGCCCGCCCCTACACCTGGTGGCGGATCCTGCTGGTCCTGACGATGGCGGTGTCGTTCGCCGTCGTGCTGGTGGTGCCGTATCTCCAGGAGTTCTTCCAGCTGAAGCTGGTCGGTGTCGCGGCGCCGTGGACGGCGGTCGCCTGTGCCGCGGTCGCCGGACTGGTGCTGGAGTTCGTATGGGCCCGTATGCGTCGGCGGCTGGCCGACGACTGA